A window from Cryptomeria japonica chromosome 1, Sugi_1.0, whole genome shotgun sequence encodes these proteins:
- the LOC131027455 gene encoding probable LRR receptor-like serine/threonine-protein kinase At1g67720 → MEEFRWMILALLFFFAAAQAQTGFLNLDCGATVNSTDPKTNLTWGIDSKEYINVGEQANVSNSSLDFYLQSLRYFPKPYNKSCYSLPVVPNTPYMLRLWFHFGNYNGNTNPPSFNVSVETQGMLYRQMENIAVAGTPNWDTEKILTTGSAERLYVCFIRTLDGSDNDPFVSAIQLRKLLNGMYDLQDKGLMLNSVLRYDLGGESLIRYKGDDFDRFWQVNSTEDLYNRGLVATSSTEAEISSDNSSSNYPPSKVMQTAIVAKANVSRLFLNLTAVKKKTLIALYFGEIESVNTSQSRIFNVTINGQPHGTVNFSMDSYVIGKKIKLPSTQARELVISLNSIKGQGNSSRGPLINALEQYNIMDTEPETSADDVSALLNMNKEFGISDWISDPCFSIEWSGIKCDKGNPVRVLEIDLNGRNLPGSLKDVCNLTRLEKLNLQNNRLSGSIPPCLSNFSNLRELDIRDNNFSGKIPAELFHRNLIFRYSGNQFLVLPKGKNKGPMIAAIIGGILAVLLVLISMLVYRKRQSAKPDNRSIKVPNPVRSRSFSVAELRTATQDFSEEIGQGGFGTVFYGKLVDGNEIAVKVLSSSSKQGVDEFLNEIDLLSRVNHTNLVCLLGYCDSSKELMLVYEYMGGRSLRDHLYGSLAYPSTLDWKARIRVALDAAEGLEYLHWRATPKIIHRDVKSSNILLDLNMRAKVADFGLSRILRDDAISHVTTTVKGTMGYMDPEYFGTNKLTEKSDVFSFGVVLLEIICGRRPIEDVECDDEVNLVRWVMLHTEADQDPPRHLIDIIDKRLVLGENEMECFNCVVNLALKCVEREGYKRPSMNEVVAGIKEAMLYIEPKDISSGTSVDAPSSEAYSVADYSSSLLHLGR, encoded by the exons ATGGAGGAGTTTAGATGGATGATACTAGCGCTGCTGTTTTTCTTTGCTGCAGCCCAAGCCCAAACAG GCTTTCTGAATCTCGATTGCGGCGCCACAGTAAACAGCACAGATCCTAAGACAAACCTAACATGGGGTATTGACTCCAAGGAATACATAAATGTTGGTGAACAAGCAAATGTTAGCAACTCAAGTCTAGATTTTTACTTGCAGTCTCTGCGTTATTTTCCAAAGCCTTATAATAAATCTTGCTATAGCTTGCCTGTGGTTCCCAATACGCCCTATATGTTAAGGCTGTGGTTTCATTTTGGTAACTACAATGGAAATACAAATCCTCCAAGCTTTAATGTCTCTGTGGAGACGCAGGGTATGCTCTATAGACAGATGGAGAATATCGCAGTTGCAGGAACCCCAAATTGGGATACTGAAAAGATTTTGACTACTGGTTCCGCTGAAAGACTATATGTTTGCTTTATTCGTACATTGGATGGTAGTGATAATGATCCTTTTGTTTCTGCAATTCAGTTAAGGAAGCTTTTAAATGGCATGTATGACCTGCAAGACAAGGGACTAATGCTGAATTCGGTATTAAGATATGATTTGGGTGGGGAATCCCTAATCAG GTACAAAGGAGATGACTTTGATCGCTTCTGGCAAGTCAACAGCACAGAGGATTTATATAACAGGGGTCTTGTTGCAACTAGCAGTACTGAAGCAGAGATTTCTAGTGACAATAGTAGTAGTAACTACCCTCCTTCTAAGGTCATGCAAACAGCAATAGTTGCAAAAGCAAATGTCAGCCGGTTGTTTCTAAATCTGACAGCAGTAAAGAAAAAAACATTAATTGCCCTGTATTTCGGAGAGATAGAGTCAGTGAACACCTCTCAATCGAGGATTTTTAATGTTACAATAAATGGCCAACCACATGGCACTGTAAATTTTTCTATGGATAGTTATGTCATTGGGAAAAAGATTAAGTTGCCAAGTACACAGGCAAGAGAGCTAGTAATATCTCTCAATTCAATAAAAGGGCAGGGGAATTCCAGTCGCGGGCCTCTTATAAATGCTCTGGAGCAATATAACATAATGGATACAGAACCTGAAACTTCTGCAGATGATG TCAGTGCACTTCTGAATATGAATAAGGAATTTGGTATCAGTGACTGGATATCTGATCCTTGCTTTAGTATTGAGTGGAGTGGAATCAAATGTGACAAAGGCAATCCAGTTCGAGTCTTGGAAAT CGATTTGAATGGAAGGAATCTACCAGGGTCTTTAAAAGATGTGTGCAATTTAACCAGATTGGAGAAACT AAATCTTCAAAACAACAGGTTGAGTGGCTCCATACCACCTTGTCTCTCCAATTTCAGTAACTTAAGGGAGCT GGACATACGGGACAATAATTTTAGTGGAAAAATTCCTGCCGAACTTTTCCATCGTAATTTGATTTTCAG GTACTCTGGGAATCAATTTCTTGTCCTACCCAAAGGTAAAAACAAAGGGCCGATGATTGCAGCAATCATTGGTGGCATCCTTGCTGTTCTATTAGTCCTGATTTCAATGCTCGTTTATCGTAAAAGACAGTCTGCAAAACCAG ATAATAGATCGATCAAGGTACCGAATCCTGTAAGATCTCGTTCATTTAGCGTAGCAGAGCTGAGGACAGCGACTCAGGATTTCAGTGAAGAGATCGGACAAGGGGGTTTTGGAACCGTCTTCTATGGTaaattagtggatggaaatgaaatcGCTGTCAAAGTACTGTCCTCTTCATCGAAGCAAGGAGTGGATGAGTTTCTAAATGAG ATTGATCTTCTATCGAGAGTGAATCACACGAACTTGGTATGTTTGCTTGGCTACTGCGACTCCTCGAAGGAGCTTATGCTTGTTTACGAGTACATGGGAGGAAGATCACTGAGGGATCACCTGTATG GTTCTTTGGCATATCCCTCTACCCTAGATTGGAAAGCTAGGATTCGAGTAGCCTTAGATGCAGCAGAAG GACTGGAATACTTGCATTGGAGGGCCACACCAAAAATCATTCACAGAGATGTGAAGAGTTCAAACATCCTGCTAGACTTGAATATGAGGGCAAAAGTTGCAGATTTTGGGCTTTCAAGAATTCTTCGAGATGATGCAATCTCTCATGTGACTACCACCGTTAAAGGAACAATGGGATACATGGATCCAGA GTATTTTGGCACCAACAAATTGACAGAGAAAAGTGATGTATTTAGCTTTGGAGTGGTCTTGTTAGAGATAATATGTGGAAGAAGACCAATCGAAGATGTAGAATGTGATGACGAAGTCAATCTTGTGAGATGG GTTATGCTCCATACAGAGGCAGACCAAGACCCTCCTCGTCACCTGATAGACATCATAGATAAGAGGTTGGTTTTGGGTGAAAATGAGATGGAATGTTTCAATTGTGTTGTTAATCTGGCACTTAAATGTGTGGAGAGAGAAGGATACAAGAGACCCTCCATGAATGAGGTTGTGGCAGGGATAAAAGAGGCTATGCTTTACATCGAGCCTAAAGACATAAGTTCCGGAACATCTGTGGATGCCCCGTCCTCTGAGGCATATAGTGTAGCTGATTATAGTAGCAGCCTGCTTCATCTTGGCAGATGA